The following are from one region of the Chromobacterium phragmitis genome:
- a CDS encoding bifunctional riboflavin kinase/FAD synthetase, translating to MQVFLGDPRRFALPGCALTIGNFDGVHQGHRRMLERLRAEARARELPTALLTFEPHPREFFARANPPARLSTLRDKFALLEELGLVDYVFVYRFNHSFSNMTGKDFVDQVLVSELKTRYLLIGDDFQFGSGRQGNFELLASCPHFATEAMPSVLIKGERASSTLVRERLGAGDLDSANALLGEVYRISGKVMHGKKLGRTIGFPTANIHLPHLKPALQGVFVVEADTPHGRLGGVASLGLNPTVSDTPDYKLEVHLFDFSGDLYGQRLTVRFLKKLRDEARYDDLATLVAQIERDAASAKTYLTSLQREQA from the coding sequence ATGCAGGTATTTCTGGGGGATCCGCGTCGTTTCGCCCTGCCAGGATGCGCGTTGACCATCGGCAATTTCGATGGCGTGCACCAGGGGCATCGGCGCATGCTCGAACGTTTGCGCGCGGAAGCCCGCGCCCGCGAATTGCCTACGGCTTTGCTGACTTTCGAGCCGCATCCGCGCGAGTTTTTCGCCCGCGCCAATCCGCCGGCCCGTTTATCCACGCTGAGGGACAAGTTTGCTTTGCTGGAAGAGCTCGGCCTGGTCGATTACGTGTTCGTCTACCGTTTCAATCACAGCTTTTCCAACATGACGGGCAAGGACTTTGTCGATCAGGTGCTGGTCAGCGAGTTGAAGACCCGTTATCTGTTGATAGGCGACGATTTCCAGTTCGGCTCCGGCCGCCAGGGCAATTTCGAATTGCTGGCCTCCTGTCCGCATTTCGCCACCGAGGCGATGCCGTCGGTGCTGATCAAGGGCGAGAGGGCATCCAGCACGTTGGTGCGCGAGCGCCTTGGGGCCGGCGATCTGGACTCGGCCAACGCGCTGCTGGGCGAGGTGTACCGGATTTCAGGCAAGGTGATGCATGGCAAGAAGCTGGGGCGAACGATAGGCTTTCCCACCGCCAACATTCATCTGCCGCACCTGAAGCCGGCCTTGCAGGGCGTGTTCGTGGTCGAGGCGGATACGCCGCATGGCCGTTTGGGCGGGGTGGCCAGCCTGGGCCTGAACCCGACGGTCAGCGACACCCCGGATTACAAGCTGGAAGTGCATCTGTTCGATTTCTCGGGCGATCTGTACGGCCAGCGGCTGACGGTACGCTTCCTGAAGAAACTGCGCGACGAAGCGCGCTATGATGATCTGGCGACTTTGGTGGCCCAGATCGAGCGCGACGCGGCCAGCGCCAAGACCTATTTGACAAGTTTGCAGCGAGAGCAGGCATGA
- a CDS encoding nitrogen fixation protein, with product MKHDQSKLCPSSTFEGEGNMVFGIVGGSAQNRRVIYLKQMMPAAQVDRARLGDIAPEEIFRTAGPCAQTECAHHDNAGSRCTLAQRVVAQTAEVVDKLAYCAIRPRCMWWSQHGQDACARCPQVVSMDRLPSDAIAQARIPPQPAAAGC from the coding sequence ATGAAACACGATCAATCCAAACTTTGTCCCAGCTCTACTTTCGAAGGCGAAGGCAATATGGTGTTCGGCATCGTAGGCGGCAGCGCGCAAAACCGCCGCGTGATCTATCTGAAACAGATGATGCCTGCCGCGCAAGTCGACAGAGCCCGCCTGGGCGACATCGCGCCCGAGGAAATATTCCGCACCGCCGGCCCCTGCGCGCAAACCGAATGCGCCCACCACGACAACGCCGGCTCGCGCTGCACGCTGGCCCAGCGCGTGGTGGCCCAAACCGCCGAAGTGGTGGACAAGCTGGCTTACTGCGCGATACGCCCTCGCTGCATGTGGTGGAGCCAGCATGGCCAGGATGCCTGCGCCCGCTGCCCGCAAGTGGTGTCGATGGACCGGCTTCCGAGCGACGCCATCGCCCAAGCCCGCATTCCCCCGCAACCCGCCGCCGCGGGCTGCTGA
- the ispH gene encoding 4-hydroxy-3-methylbut-2-enyl diphosphate reductase has product MTKTIMLANPRGFCAGVDRAIAIVERAIELYGAPIYVRHEVVHNRFVVDDLRSKGAVFIEELKDVPPGSTLIYSAHGVPLSVRAEAEALGLTVFDATCPLVTKVHVEVKRMHKAEMEIIMIGHAGHPEVEGTMGQVDSGMYLVQTVEDVAALQVKREDALSYVSQTTLSVDETRDIIAALKARFPSIHSPKKDDICYATQNRQDAVKQLADQCDIVVVVGSPNSSNSNRLREVAALKGVDAYMVDNASLLEPEWFAGKRRVGVTAGASAPEVLVQAVIDRIKAFDVTQVTELPGVEESTVFALPPALRPQA; this is encoded by the coding sequence ATGACGAAGACCATCATGCTCGCCAACCCGCGCGGGTTCTGCGCCGGGGTGGACCGGGCCATCGCCATCGTCGAGCGCGCGATCGAGCTCTACGGCGCGCCCATCTACGTGCGCCACGAGGTGGTGCACAACCGTTTCGTGGTGGATGATCTGCGGAGCAAGGGCGCGGTGTTCATCGAGGAATTGAAGGACGTGCCGCCGGGCAGCACGCTGATCTATTCCGCCCACGGCGTGCCGCTGTCGGTGCGGGCGGAGGCCGAGGCGCTGGGGCTGACGGTGTTCGACGCCACCTGTCCGCTGGTGACCAAGGTGCATGTCGAAGTGAAGCGGATGCACAAGGCCGAGATGGAAATCATCATGATCGGCCATGCCGGCCATCCGGAAGTGGAAGGCACGATGGGCCAGGTGGATTCCGGCATGTATCTGGTGCAAACGGTCGAAGATGTCGCCGCGCTGCAGGTCAAGCGCGAGGATGCGCTGTCCTACGTCAGCCAGACCACGCTGTCGGTGGACGAGACCCGAGACATCATTGCCGCGCTGAAGGCCCGCTTCCCAAGCATCCACAGTCCGAAGAAGGACGACATCTGTTACGCCACGCAAAACCGCCAGGACGCGGTGAAGCAGTTGGCCGACCAGTGCGACATCGTGGTGGTGGTAGGCTCGCCCAACAGCTCGAATTCCAACCGCCTGCGCGAAGTGGCGGCGCTGAAGGGTGTGGACGCTTACATGGTGGACAATGCCAGCCTGCTGGAGCCGGAATGGTTTGCCGGCAAACGCCGCGTCGGCGTCACCGCCGGCGCCAGCGCGCCGGAGGTGCTGGTGCAGGCGGTGATCGACCGCATCAAGGCTTTCGATGTCACCCAGGTGACCGAGCTGCCCGGCGTGGAGGAGAGCACGGTGTTCGCGTTGCCGCCGGCGCTGCGTCCGCAAGCCTGA
- a CDS encoding DUF934 domain-containing protein: MPQFIKDGRLQADSWLLLRPDESGALPLPGVAEGQSVIVPLASWLAGVEGWRMRSGAVGVYLSPDDDPSLLQPYLAELALVAVDFPAFTDGRGYSLARLLRERYDYAGELRAIGDVWADLIRPLWQVGFDAFLIKDGKVLDDVDYYNTFSDSYQVNYRQPLPLFRRRVTRQ; this comes from the coding sequence ATGCCCCAGTTCATTAAGGATGGCCGGCTGCAGGCCGATAGCTGGCTGCTGCTGCGTCCGGATGAAAGCGGTGCTTTGCCCCTGCCCGGCGTGGCGGAAGGCCAGAGCGTGATCGTGCCTCTGGCGAGCTGGCTTGCCGGCGTGGAGGGGTGGCGCATGCGTTCCGGCGCTGTCGGAGTCTATCTGTCGCCGGACGATGACCCGTCGCTGTTGCAGCCATATCTTGCCGAACTGGCCCTTGTGGCGGTGGATTTCCCCGCCTTCACCGACGGGCGGGGTTACAGCCTCGCCAGGCTGCTGCGCGAGCGCTATGATTATGCCGGTGAGTTGCGGGCGATTGGCGACGTGTGGGCGGATTTGATCCGGCCGCTGTGGCAAGTGGGCTTCGATGCCTTCCTGATCAAGGACGGCAAGGTGTTGGATGATGTTGACTATTACAATACTTTCAGCGATAGCTATCAAGTGAATTACAGGCAACCGCTGCCACTGTTTCGCCGACGCGTCACAAGACAGTAA
- the ileS gene encoding isoleucine--tRNA ligase → MSIDYRKTVNLLDTPFAMRGDLAKREPAWVKRWQEERRYDKLRKLAAGRPKFILHDGPPYANNDIHLGHAVNKVLKDIIVRSKTLAGFDAPYVPGWDCHGLPIELMVEKLHGKDIPAAKFRELCREYAKEQVARQKKGFIRLGVLGDWDNPYLTMDFKTEADIVRTLGKIHENGYLTKGEKPVHWCIECGSSLAEAEVEYEDKVSPAIDVGFKVVDADKASAVFDADASGAMAVIWTTTPWTLPANQAVAAGPNLDYQLIDTPKGKLILGKDLVESAMKRYGVEEYRVLGESKGEALDLILLQHPFYDRQVPVILGDHVTTDAGTGLVHTAPAHGLEDFQAGLQYKLPIANPVADDGRYKSTTELFAGMLVWDANPRVIETLEAHGALVHKAKLEHSYPHCWRHKTPIIFRATPQWFISMDRQANGGETLREISQRAVDATEFFPAWGRARLDAMIKNSPDWCVSRQRNWGVPMTFFIHKESGELHPRSAQLLEEVALRIEQQGIEAWFSLDAKELLGDEAEQYRKLTDTLDVWFDSGATHFAVLKQRPELAWPADLYLEGSDQHRGWFQSSLKTGCATIGRAPYKQLLTHGFTVDDKGYKMSKSKGNGIAPEEICGTLGADILRLWVASADYSGDMSLSQEILKRTTESYRRLRNTIRFLLSNLSDFDPLENAMPLGAMVEMDQYALLRAREVQEKVVGELYSRYAFHHVVQEVVGYCSEDLGAFYLDVIKDRLYTTQADSHARRSAQTALYHITRSLLLMVAPILCFTADEAWNVLVDSEEESTLYHIWHEFPAQAAEREAALSAKWQSIRELRAVVNKEIEALRSADKLGSSLQAEVEIDAPAELARHLASLGEELKFVLIVSKANVREAGELAIRVTPSAHDKCDRCWHYRADVGSHAGHGAVCGRCVDNLDGQGEPRRHA, encoded by the coding sequence ATGAGCATCGATTATCGTAAAACCGTAAACCTGCTGGATACACCCTTCGCCATGCGCGGGGATCTGGCGAAACGTGAACCGGCCTGGGTCAAGCGCTGGCAAGAAGAGAGGCGCTACGACAAGCTGCGCAAGCTGGCGGCCGGCCGTCCCAAGTTCATCCTGCATGACGGCCCGCCGTACGCCAACAACGACATTCACCTGGGCCACGCGGTCAACAAGGTGCTGAAGGACATCATCGTCCGCTCCAAGACCCTGGCCGGCTTCGACGCGCCCTATGTTCCGGGCTGGGACTGCCACGGCCTGCCTATCGAGCTGATGGTGGAAAAGCTGCACGGCAAGGACATTCCCGCCGCCAAGTTCCGAGAGCTGTGCCGCGAATACGCCAAGGAGCAGGTGGCGCGCCAGAAAAAGGGCTTCATCCGCCTGGGCGTGCTGGGCGATTGGGACAATCCCTATCTGACCATGGATTTCAAGACCGAGGCCGACATCGTCCGCACGCTCGGCAAGATCCATGAAAACGGCTACCTGACCAAGGGCGAGAAGCCGGTGCACTGGTGCATCGAGTGCGGCTCGTCGCTGGCCGAAGCCGAAGTGGAATACGAAGACAAGGTGTCGCCGGCGATCGACGTCGGCTTCAAGGTGGTCGACGCCGACAAGGCCTCCGCCGTCTTCGACGCCGACGCCTCCGGCGCCATGGCCGTGATCTGGACCACCACGCCGTGGACGCTGCCGGCCAACCAGGCCGTCGCCGCCGGCCCCAATCTGGATTACCAGCTGATCGATACCCCCAAGGGCAAGCTGATTCTGGGCAAGGATCTGGTCGAGTCGGCGATGAAGCGCTACGGCGTGGAAGAATATCGCGTGCTGGGCGAGTCCAAGGGCGAGGCGCTGGACCTGATCCTGCTGCAACACCCTTTCTATGACCGCCAGGTGCCGGTGATTCTGGGCGACCACGTCACCACCGATGCCGGCACCGGCTTGGTGCATACCGCGCCGGCCCATGGCCTGGAAGACTTCCAGGCCGGCCTGCAGTACAAGCTGCCCATCGCCAATCCGGTTGCCGACGACGGCCGCTACAAGAGCACCACCGAGCTGTTCGCCGGCATGCTGGTATGGGACGCCAATCCGCGCGTGATCGAGACGTTGGAAGCGCATGGCGCGCTGGTGCACAAGGCCAAGCTGGAGCATAGCTACCCGCACTGCTGGCGCCACAAGACGCCGATCATCTTCCGCGCCACGCCGCAATGGTTCATCAGCATGGACCGCCAGGCTAATGGCGGCGAGACGCTGCGCGAGATCAGCCAGCGCGCCGTCGACGCCACCGAGTTCTTCCCTGCCTGGGGCCGCGCGCGTCTGGACGCGATGATCAAGAACAGCCCCGACTGGTGCGTGTCGCGCCAGCGCAACTGGGGCGTGCCGATGACCTTCTTCATCCACAAGGAGTCGGGCGAGCTGCATCCGCGTTCCGCCCAGCTGTTGGAGGAAGTGGCGCTGCGCATCGAGCAGCAGGGCATCGAAGCCTGGTTCAGCCTGGACGCCAAGGAATTGCTGGGCGACGAGGCCGAGCAATACCGCAAGCTGACCGACACGCTGGATGTGTGGTTCGACTCCGGCGCCACCCATTTCGCGGTGCTGAAGCAGCGCCCGGAGCTGGCCTGGCCGGCCGACCTGTACCTGGAAGGCTCCGACCAGCACCGCGGCTGGTTCCAGTCGTCGCTGAAGACCGGCTGCGCCACCATCGGCCGCGCGCCGTACAAGCAGCTCTTGACCCACGGCTTCACCGTGGACGACAAGGGTTACAAGATGTCCAAGTCCAAGGGCAACGGCATCGCGCCGGAAGAGATCTGCGGCACCCTGGGCGCTGACATCCTGCGGCTGTGGGTGGCCAGCGCCGACTACTCCGGCGACATGTCGCTGTCGCAGGAGATTCTGAAGCGCACCACGGAAAGCTACCGCCGCCTGCGCAACACCATTCGCTTCCTGCTGTCCAACCTGTCGGACTTCGATCCGTTGGAAAACGCCATGCCGCTGGGCGCCATGGTGGAAATGGATCAGTACGCGCTGCTGCGCGCGCGCGAGGTGCAGGAAAAAGTGGTGGGCGAGCTGTACTCGCGTTATGCCTTCCACCACGTGGTGCAGGAAGTGGTTGGCTACTGTTCGGAAGATCTGGGCGCGTTCTACCTGGACGTGATCAAGGACCGCTTGTACACCACTCAGGCCGACAGCCACGCCCGCCGCAGCGCGCAGACCGCCTTGTACCACATCACCCGCAGCCTGCTGCTGATGGTGGCGCCGATTCTGTGCTTCACCGCCGACGAGGCTTGGAACGTGTTGGTGGACAGCGAGGAAGAATCCACGCTGTACCATATCTGGCACGAGTTCCCGGCCCAGGCGGCAGAGCGCGAGGCCGCGCTGTCCGCCAAGTGGCAGTCCATCCGCGAGCTGCGCGCGGTGGTCAACAAGGAGATCGAGGCGCTGCGCAGCGCCGACAAGCTGGGCTCCTCGCTGCAGGCTGAAGTGGAAATCGACGCGCCGGCAGAGCTGGCCCGCCATTTGGCCAGCCTGGGCGAGGAACTCAAGTTCGTATTGATCGTGTCCAAGGCGAATGTGCGCGAAGCGGGCGAACTGGCGATCCGGGTCACGCCGTCCGCGCACGACAAGTGCGACCGCTGCTGGCATTACCGCGCCGACGTGGGCAGCCACGCCGGGCACGGCGCCGTCTGCGGCCGTTGCGTCGACAACCTGGATGGCCAAGGCGAGCCGCGTCGCCACGCCTGA
- the lspA gene encoding signal peptidase II, translating into MPGARSWPKWFALAALVIVLDQISKLYFNSRFQYGEIRPVVEGFFNFTLVYNPGAAFSFLHDAGGWQKYLFTALAFSVSGWLGWNIVKRRFSGMMNLAAALIMGGALGNVIDRLAYGHVIDFIMIHYYNQWYYPAFNLADSFICVGAALMVLDSMKKPSR; encoded by the coding sequence ATGCCTGGCGCCCGCAGCTGGCCCAAGTGGTTCGCGCTGGCGGCCCTGGTGATCGTACTGGACCAGATCAGCAAGCTGTATTTCAACAGCCGTTTCCAGTACGGTGAAATCCGGCCGGTAGTGGAAGGTTTCTTCAACTTTACTCTGGTCTACAATCCCGGCGCGGCATTCAGTTTTCTGCACGACGCCGGCGGCTGGCAGAAATATCTGTTCACCGCGCTCGCTTTTTCCGTATCCGGCTGGTTGGGCTGGAACATCGTCAAACGGCGTTTCTCCGGCATGATGAATTTGGCGGCGGCCCTCATCATGGGCGGCGCGCTGGGCAATGTGATCGACCGCCTGGCCTACGGCCACGTGATCGATTTCATCATGATCCACTACTACAACCAGTGGTACTACCCGGCGTTCAACCTGGCCGACTCCTTCATCTGCGTCGGCGCGGCGCTGATGGTGCTGGACAGCATGAAGAAGCCGTCGCGCTAA
- a CDS encoding OmpA family protein yields the protein MTKQLKLSALVAALLVSASAFAAKPGYAVDQATDSVTRNSYGECWRTSSFDKAKDGLVECGDREAAKPVAEAPKPTMVSMKEKVTLSAKVLFDFNKSTLRADAKNELDPLVAKLKAHAGKGYLNGVEIDGYTDFMGSDKLNNALSQHRADAVKAYFVNAGVPAEKVAAVGKGKAEAKMTEECKAKFPKYAKNKKQNAEIKACIESDRRVEVTIDAVKESVVEKTGK from the coding sequence ATGACTAAACAGCTGAAACTGAGCGCACTGGTTGCCGCCCTGTTGGTTTCTGCTAGCGCTTTCGCCGCTAAACCGGGTTACGCCGTTGACCAGGCTACCGACTCTGTGACTCGCAACAGCTACGGCGAATGCTGGCGCACCTCCTCTTTCGACAAGGCCAAGGACGGTCTGGTTGAATGCGGCGACCGCGAAGCCGCCAAGCCGGTAGCTGAAGCTCCGAAGCCGACCATGGTTTCCATGAAGGAAAAAGTGACCCTGTCCGCCAAGGTGCTGTTCGACTTCAACAAGTCCACCCTGCGCGCCGACGCCAAGAACGAACTGGATCCGCTGGTCGCCAAGCTGAAGGCTCACGCTGGCAAGGGTTACCTGAACGGTGTTGAAATCGATGGTTACACCGACTTCATGGGCTCCGACAAGCTGAACAACGCTCTGTCCCAGCATCGCGCCGACGCAGTCAAGGCTTACTTCGTGAACGCCGGCGTGCCGGCCGAGAAGGTTGCAGCCGTAGGCAAGGGCAAGGCTGAAGCCAAAATGACGGAAGAGTGCAAGGCCAAGTTCCCGAAATACGCGAAGAACAAGAAGCAAAACGCTGAAATTAAGGCTTGCATCGAGTCTGATCGCCGCGTAGAAGTGACCATCGACGCTGTTAAAGAGTCCGTGGTAGAAAAAACTGGCAAGTAA